The window ACGCATCGGGGCATCGTCCGAGCTCGGCAGAGAAGAATAGAATCCGGCCGGTCCCCACGATGGACGGCAACGACCACTGCACGTCATGGAGCAACCAGTGAGTCGAAACCCTGCACCAAGGGCGGGTTGTCCGTCAGATCCAACGGCCCGGGAGTCCGCACCCCGGCCCCCAGCACCGCCAACACCTCGGCCGCCGGCCGGTCCAGGGAGTAGACGGCGAGGAAGCGCGGAGGCCCGTCGCCGACCAGCCGGTACCGCTGGACCCCGAGGATCCCGGACACCGAGGCCAGGATCTCCGGCAGGTGCACGTCGTCGTACCAGGCGTTGAAGTCGTCGACGGAGGTGCCGGCGGCGGGGGAGGTCTGGACCAGCAGGACGGACATGGTCAGGCGTGGGTCGGGAAGGCGAGTTCGAGCCCGCGGGACGGCGCAACTGACGGATCCGGCCAGCGGCTGGTGACCACCTTGAGCCGGGTGAAGAACCGGACACCCTCGGCGCCGTGGGCGTGGGTGTCGCCGAACAGGGAGGACTTCCAGCCGCCGAACGAGTAGGCGGCGATCGGCACCGGGACCGGCACGTTGATGCCGATCATCCCGACCTGCACCTCCTCCTCGAACCGGCGAGCAGCCCCGCCGTCGGTGGTGAACAGTGCGACGCCGTTGCCATAAGGGCTGCTGTTCACCAGATCGACGGCCTGCTCGTAGGTCTCGACCCGCACCACCGACAGCACCGGCCCGAAGATCTCGTCGGTGTAGATGCTCATCTCCGGCGTCACCTGGTCGAACACGGTCGGCCCGAGGAAGAAGCCGTCACCCGGCACCGACACGTCCCGGCCGTCGACCACCAGCTTCGCACCGGCCTCGACCCCGGCCGTGATGTAGGAGGCGACCTTGTCGCGGTGCTCCCGGGTGATCAGCGGGCCCATGTCGCAGCCGGACCGGCCGTCGCCGACCCTCAGCCCGGCCAGCCGGTCCTGCAGCTTGCCGATCACCGTGTCGACGATCGGCCCCACCGCGACCAGAACGCTGACCGCCATGCATCTCTCGCCGGCGGAGCCGAAGGCGGCGTTCACCGCGGAGTCGGCGACCAGGTCGAGGTCGGCGTCCGGCAGCACCACCATGTGGTTCTTCGCACCGCCCAACGCTTGCACCCGCTTGCCGGCGGCAGAGGCCCGCTCGTACACGTAGCGGGCGATCGGGGTGGAGCCGACGAAGCTGATCGAGGCGACGTCCGGAGAGTCGAGAAGTGCATCCACGGCGACCTTGTCGCCCTGCAGCACATTGAAGACACCGTCCGGCAGCCCGGCCTCGCGCCACTGCTGCGCCATCCAGAGCGAGGCGCCCGGATCCTTCTCGCTCGGCTTGAGCACCACCGCATTGCCGGTGGCGATCGCGATCGGGAAGAACCACATCGGGACCATCGCCGGGAAGTTGAACGGGCTGATGATGCCCACCACGCCCAGCGGCTGTCGCTTCGAGTGCACGTCGATACCCGTCGACGCCTGCTCGGAGAACTCGCCCTTCTGCAGATGACCGATGCCGCAGGCGAACTCGACCACCTCCAGTCCGCGACTGACCTCGCCGAGCGCGTCGTCGAGGGTCTTGCCGTGTTCGGCAGTGATGATCGCGGCCAGCTCCTCCTTGCGCGCGTCCACCAGCTCGCGGAACCGGAAGAGCACCTTCGACCGGGTGGCCAGTGACGCCCGACGCCACCCGGCGGCCGCACGAACGGCGGCCGCGATCACCACCTCCGCGTCCGACCGGCCGGCGAGCAGGACACGGCCGCTCACCTCGCCGGTCGCCGGGTCGGTGACCGCGGCGGATCGCGCCGAGGTCCCGCTCCAGGCGGCGCCGTCGCACCAGTGACCGATGGTCCGCACGTCCATGCCGGGGATGCTCGCAGCCGTGTCCGGACGGCGGCAATGTGCAAGGTGTCAGGATCCGGACCCCGCTCACTACAACCTGTCAGGCCGCTCACGAAGCAAACATCAGCTCACACCGCCGTATACGCTGGTCACGACACCGATCAGCAACTGAGCAGGCAGGAGAGCGTCGGGTGGTGAATGCGCGCTCACGCACGGCCGGGTCGGCACCTGCCCGCGCGGAGTCCGCGAGCACCCGTCGCGACGAGATCCTCGAGGCTGCTTCGGCTCTCTTCGCCGGCTCCGGCTTCTCGGCCACCTCGCTCAAGGATGTGGCCGATGCCTGCGGGATCCTGCCGGGCAGCCTGTACCACCACTTCGAGTCCAAGGAAGCGATCGTCGTCGAGCTGCTCGACCGGTTCCACGACGACCAGGAGCGGATCGGGACCACTGCCCTCGGCCGCCTCGCGAAGGGCGAGGACCGTTCGACGCAGGACCAGCTGCGGCTCTTGGCGGTCGAGGCCGCGGCGAACTCGGTGCGGCACCGGGCGGCGATGACCCTGCTCTTCCACGACCCGCCGCAGCGGTCCGGCGAGCGCCTGCAGCAGACGCTGCGGCGGCCGGACGGCGCCCTGGAGGACGCCTACCGCGCGGTGTTGGAGCAGGCCCGCGCGGACGGGCTGCTCCGCCCGGAGATCGAACCGGAACTGCTCGCCGACCAGCTGCGCGAGGCCATGCTGCACACCAGCCTGACCGTGTTCTACGGCGACACCCCGCCCTCCGCTGTGGCCGACACGGTCATCCACGTCCTGCTGCACGGCATCGCCCGGGGCCCCGTCGCCGACGCCGACCTGGACGGGTCCGCGGCGATGGAGGTGGCCGTCGCAGCGGTCCGGTCCTGGGACGAGGCCGACGCCGAACCTGTTGCGGACGACCGGGTCTCGGCGCTGCTCCGGGTGGCGCGGACCGAGTTCGCGCGCCGCGGGTACGAGGGGACGACCGTCCGGCACATCGCCGCCGCGGCCGGGATCGGCACCGGCACGGTCTTCCGGCTGACCGGCTCGAAGGAGGCCATGCTCGACTGGATCATGGCGGCCTTCCAGACGCGGATCACCGAGGGGTACGAGAAGGTGCTGGCCACCGACGCGCCGGCCGCCGCCAAGCTGGACGCGCTCGCCTGGTTCAACCTGCACGTGCGGAACCGGTTCGACGAGGAGTTCAGCATCCAGCGGTCCTGGCTGCGGCTGCGGCCGCCGCACCACACCGAGCACGGCAAATCGCTGCGGGAACGAGCCGACGCGGTGGGCCGGATGATCGGCGCCGCGGTGGCCTCCGGCGAGCTGCGCGGGCACGGCCCGGTGGAGGTGTTCGCGCGCTGCGTCTGGGACCTGCTGTGGCTCCCGCCGGACATGTACGACCGCTACGGACCGGACCGTAGTCAACGCCACTACCGCGGCACGGTGCTCCGCGGAGCCCTCGTCCACCCGGCCTGACCAGCGGTTCCACCGCAACGGACACGGCGGGACGAACTTCTTGCGTGCTCCGGATCACACTGCTACTGTGAGCAAAGATTTGGTTCAGAAGGTGCCCG is drawn from Nakamurella alba and contains these coding sequences:
- a CDS encoding CoA-acylating methylmalonate-semialdehyde dehydrogenase; this encodes MDVRTIGHWCDGAAWSGTSARSAAVTDPATGEVSGRVLLAGRSDAEVVIAAAVRAAAGWRRASLATRSKVLFRFRELVDARKEELAAIITAEHGKTLDDALGEVSRGLEVVEFACGIGHLQKGEFSEQASTGIDVHSKRQPLGVVGIISPFNFPAMVPMWFFPIAIATGNAVVLKPSEKDPGASLWMAQQWREAGLPDGVFNVLQGDKVAVDALLDSPDVASISFVGSTPIARYVYERASAAGKRVQALGGAKNHMVVLPDADLDLVADSAVNAAFGSAGERCMAVSVLVAVGPIVDTVIGKLQDRLAGLRVGDGRSGCDMGPLITREHRDKVASYITAGVEAGAKLVVDGRDVSVPGDGFFLGPTVFDQVTPEMSIYTDEIFGPVLSVVRVETYEQAVDLVNSSPYGNGVALFTTDGGAARRFEEEVQVGMIGINVPVPVPIAAYSFGGWKSSLFGDTHAHGAEGVRFFTRLKVVTSRWPDPSVAPSRGLELAFPTHA
- a CDS encoding TetR/AcrR family transcriptional regulator is translated as MVNARSRTAGSAPARAESASTRRDEILEAASALFAGSGFSATSLKDVADACGILPGSLYHHFESKEAIVVELLDRFHDDQERIGTTALGRLAKGEDRSTQDQLRLLAVEAAANSVRHRAAMTLLFHDPPQRSGERLQQTLRRPDGALEDAYRAVLEQARADGLLRPEIEPELLADQLREAMLHTSLTVFYGDTPPSAVADTVIHVLLHGIARGPVADADLDGSAAMEVAVAAVRSWDEADAEPVADDRVSALLRVARTEFARRGYEGTTVRHIAAAAGIGTGTVFRLTGSKEAMLDWIMAAFQTRITEGYEKVLATDAPAAAKLDALAWFNLHVRNRFDEEFSIQRSWLRLRPPHHTEHGKSLRERADAVGRMIGAAVASGELRGHGPVEVFARCVWDLLWLPPDMYDRYGPDRSQRHYRGTVLRGALVHPA